One genomic region from Drosophila willistoni isolate 14030-0811.24 unplaced genomic scaffold, UCI_dwil_1.1 Seg596, whole genome shotgun sequence encodes:
- the LOC124461689 gene encoding uncharacterized protein LOC124461689 isoform X1 — protein sequence MHKLQSDNHAIFINPDRTPAGGHIRRFNAPVVDDVAGIMVGDHTATRQIVIRRRNNSLQSIPDTHRLYDALQYPLIFWKGQDGYCINLKQRDPVTAIKLPTAILIFQKRAQRSVAGHVNMRVQTLQDPSAETFSKQLLDIVNGKVAVHENTGSIKLPTGFCTIVHSQDVLIDCIFPDVHTQYINLEWLAERAILAAKNVDVHGLNFKIQQLLPTDSVSYKSVDTVCNTIEAVNYPVEFLNSLDLPGMPPHHLQLKVGSPVIFLRNLNPPRLCNGTRLVIKKLMKNVIEATILNGKFQAKR from the exons atgCATAAGCTACAAAGTGACAATCACGCTATTTTCATCAATCCTGATAGAACACCAGCTGGAGGGCATATACGTCGATTCAACGCACCTGTTGTTGACGACGTGGCTGGAATCATGGTTGGCGACCATACAGCTACGCGACAAATCGTGATTcgaagaagaaataattctCTTCAGTCCATTCCTGATACCCATCGTTTATATGATGCTCTCCAATATCCACTCATTTTTTGGAAGGGACAAGACGGATATTGCATAAACCTTAAGCAACGAGATCCGGTAACAg CAATAAAATTACCAAccgcaattttaatttttcaaaagcggGCACAGCGAAGCGTGGCAGGGCATGTGAACATGCGCGTTCAAACGCTTCAGGATCCATCCGCCGAAACTTTTTCGAAACAGCTATTAGATATTGTCAATGGGAAAGTTGCCGTACATGAAAATACTGGATCAATAAAATTACCAACCGGTTTTTGCACAATCGTCCACTCGCAAGATGTTCTCATCGACTGTATATTTCCCGatgtacacacacaatatataaatcttGAGTGGCTGGCAGAAAGAGCCATTTTAGCAGCGAAAAATGTGGACGTTcatggattaaatttcaagatacaacaattgTTGCCAACAGACTCTGTGTCATACAAATCTGTTGATACAGTTTGCAATACTATCGAAGCTGTAAATTACCCAgtagaatttttgaattccttGGATTTGCCAGGCATGCCACCGCACCACTTACAATTGAAAGTAGGATCTCCGGTGATTTTTCTCCGTAACTTGAACCCACCACGGCTGTGCAATGGCACACGAttggttattaaaaaattaatgaagaaCGTGATTGAGGCCACCATTTTAAATGGCAAGTTTCAAGCTAAAAGGTAA